In the genome of Dermatophagoides farinae isolate YC_2012a chromosome 4, ASM2471394v1, whole genome shotgun sequence, the window cattgTGTCAGGCATTAGGTTATCGAACctctattatcatcaaatattcaatAGGTCGTCATATGCACGAAggtgataataattcgtCGTTTTTGAgcaatgatttgaaaaaaaaagtttttcaaaaaaaaaatcaaacaaaatgttgCTATTCACATGacgtgaaaaacaaaactaaaaaaaaaaatctaattttggacattttatttccagtttcaatgattcaattttaattttgttttctgaaAATTGTGGTGAACACTTGAAAATTggaatctaaaaaaaaacttcattgAAACTTGTAAAGAAATGAATGTCTTCTCTTTTCgaaacacaatcatcattatcatatgtGTGAAGAGTTTTACTCTCAATTTGGTTCTTGTGGGCAGATGTTCTTTCcgttgttgttccatttcCAGTCCAtcgaatcgatgatgataatgaggTTGTGTCTTCCTacacgtgttttttttcatgtaaaccttttttcctttttttgtaGTTTacataatgtgtgtgtaatcCGACAGATTGAAATATTCTCTCCATTTTccataatcaaacaaaaatttttcattttttttaggtaaagaaaaaaccttatgtataataaaattgtgttgattttttttttgtttttctgctttatgccattatcatcatcattatatatatagaggCGACATAAAcacttgttgattttgtcGTTTGTATcactaacacacacacacacacacacagacaaatacatcattatattaGTCATAATTGTTGgtttgatgaaatgaacgtgtttgtgtgtgtgtgtgtttacacGGTGCACTAAATGTGTTTAcctttattattcaaataatagaattcaaaaacagcctaatcatcatttaaatattttgaacaatagaaaaaacatttgacaattttttttctgtttcacaGTTGACACATCTTTTTGGGCGGCGGTTATATTTATCAactcattgtgtgtgtgtgcgtcgATGTTTTTCtaattattcaattaaacAGCAATTTGccagcaaacaaaaacaacaagaaaaaactttgatgATAAACTAGAACGATAATTTATTTCAGACCAGCAgcagtaacaacaacaacaacaacaacaacaacaactggcTTCCGATCCGAATTGTTCCAATTAATCAATCTTACAACGATTACTttggtcgttttttttttggtttaaacTTTTTCCTCAAGTTTTTCCGTTGTATTGCAGTGCCCGGGCCATATATTGTACATCTAATCTTTAAACATATTATAAACTAATCGTATCtaataacaacaactgaaaaaaaacggcaattttctcattcaaatatttttttttatcacatattcaaggatcatcatcatcatcataatcgacgttgttgttgttgttgtcgatgccATTATAAAtacaaccatttttttttgttttgttgtgatAAATTTACCAATTTACCAGTTATTGATATTATCAAATGtgaatatgttttttttttcttggccaACAGTTGTGTGAgatatttgaaaaacaaaatgataacgATAAATGAACATACGTAaattggctttttttttcttatttgttttcaatcatcatcaccaactaccatcaaagaaaaaattatcaccattttaTAAATCAGCATTGTACAgcataagaaaaaatttcagatttCATATTCCATTTGTATATTTGGTGTTTTcttgtgtgtgcgtgtttgtgaattatttgaaatacgggataaaactaaaaaaaaaaatgaaatgtgaacAGCAAATATAAACTGTGAAAgtgattgaaaaagaaagaagaaaaaatgggaaattcaaaatcatcaatggataataatttacATAAATCTTTTGAGTAagtaccatttttttttattcaatttttaactttattttttaaatattcaataaaCAGTGATTATTTAATCGATAATGGcataaaacaatcatcaaattcaatttatatgaaaagttttgatgaatattatcatcTATATGGTAGTGAGCAGAAAATATCCGAATTAAAACGTGGTCGATCATTGTTTTATACAAAATCAAAGTCAACGGTTACCaacaataatattaataataataatcatcatcaaaagcaacaacagaattttaAACGTAATAATTCATTACCACCTGTATCACGTTTACAgcgaaaacaacaatcaatgaatacaaatgaaatgatgatgattgaaccGAAACAATTACACAAAGGTTTCGATATGATACGTCATCATTTTGGTCAGAAAGATTGTGAATGGTCACCACGATTAACTGAATTGGAAACATCgatattattgttgaatgaaaaagtaaCTGAATTAGAATTATCACGACAGGATTGTGTACGGAAATTATCgcaattaaaaattgaattagaaCAGCAAcatcagcagcaacaacaacaacaacaacaacaaaagaatccaaattcaagaaaaattcttccattaccaccaaacaacaacaaatctaGACATAATTATGGCCACATTTTacgaataaaatttattgaaaattacaTGAAACGtttagaaaatttattaCGAATTGATCGAGAACCATTTTTAGCCATTACaacttgttcatcatcatcatcatcaattgatcatcatatcaataatgttgatgatcgattctgtgatgaaaaatatgatgataatggtatgAGAATACCAAtgccactaccaccaccaccaccaacgcaattatcgtcatcaagattaacaacaacaacaacagaaatgaaatgtcaacagataaaaaattattatgaatatcTATTAAAAACTGTGATGCCACAATTATatggaaatcaaaattcatttaaaaataaatctgatgaaaattattgccAATTTCGAAAAACATTAATGGAATTACGTTATCGTGTACAGATGATTACAACACAATctgaacaacaattattggaTGCTAAACGTGCATTTATACAggaaattgattcatatctaaaaacattgaataatatgATTGTAcattgtgatcatcatcattatgattaatgatgacaagtcatcaaaatgaacgaatcaatattttgaaataaaaatacgaccgttttttccattaataatgatatattgaatttaatcaaaacacaatcatcaattgtaatagtaaatcaatattttggaGTCCAATTTTTGgtaccgttttttttcattttttttttttttttgcttcacaaccatcataattttttagtttctgttctttgttttcattttcaatttcattcatttcattaatgaatttagaatgaaaataataggaaaaaattctagataataaatgttgaacaagaaaaaaaacctaattATATAGTTCAAAattgtataaaaaaatatcgattcaatgattgtgtGTACAACAGAAAGAAtttgagagaaaaagatCAATGGAAGcaggagaaaaaattatgattattatagaaataaatttataaaagttttgatcattattgattctaCACAAATTCTGACAAATTTCAGATCGAAACCACAAATTTCGttagataaaataaaatatttgcaAAAATTTTAACATTTGTCATCGTCACGTACTACCGGAATGTTCTTACGTATTCATGAATTTAGCTATGGCCAAATTAAACAATTGGTCCAACGCAAAGATGATTGTCGTTTACGAACGATACATCGATTGGAAGGGACCATcataatattcaatatttttcgtGCCATAGCCATTTTATTGATGCTTAGACGGCCGGAtttatttccattgtttaaatatgaacatttttgccattttatATGGCAACATCGTAATatttataatgaatttttactATTACTATTGATATTAGTACTCGCActcattgttgttggtttgaATACATTCTACCTTTGTGacacacaatcattatcCTTTCAAGTTCTTTACGATATAATGGTcatcaatgttgaaaattatcGTAGATGTCGTATAAAGAATCCGATAATCAT includes:
- the LOC124500350 gene encoding uncharacterized protein LOC124500350; translation: MGNSKSSMDNNLHKSFDDYLIDNGIKQSSNSIYMKSFDEYYHLYGSEQKISELKRGRSLFYTKSKSTVTNNNINNNNHHQKQQQNFKRNNSLPPVSRLQRKQQSMNTNEMMMIEPKQLHKGFDMIRHHFGQKDCEWSPRLTELETSILLLNEKVTELELSRQDCVRKLSQLKIELEQQHQQQQQQQQQQKNPNSRKILPLPPNNNKSRHNYGHILRIKFIENYMKRLENLLRIDREPFLAITTCSSSSSSIDHHINNVDDRFCDEKYDDNGMRIPMPLPPPPPTQLSSSRLTTTTTEMKCQQIKNYYEYLLKTVMPQLYGNQNSFKNKSDENYCQFRKTLMELRYRVQMITTQSEQQLLDAKRAFIQEIDSYLKTLNNMIVHCDHHHYD